Proteins co-encoded in one Apus apus isolate bApuApu2 chromosome 22, bApuApu2.pri.cur, whole genome shotgun sequence genomic window:
- the LOC127393399 gene encoding T-cell surface glycoprotein CD3 gamma chain-like: MRRQVLRHPPAAGGGRQGGSSPQHPVPDRSGGDWCVVVRSSLHILSSERGKEPPLLSAMWRGQSLSSWVLLASLVLASWSVQGQKVIVKEASGKVFLQCETGTRAEVVWWKDGTEIGNFTQLDLGSAFDDPRGIYTCKGGSEQKSPPLQVHYRMCQNCIEVDAPTISGIVVADVVATVFLAVAVYCITGHDKGRMSRASDRQNLIANEQLYQPLGERDEGQYSQLAPGRARK; this comes from the exons atgaggaggcAGGTCCTCAGACAtcccccagctgctgggggagggaggcaaGGAGGTTCCAGCCCCCAGCATCCGGTACCCGACAGATCCGGGGGTGACTGGTGTGTTGTGGTGAGGAGCTCTCTGCACATCCTCTCCTCTGAGCGGGGGAAAGAGCCACCACTGCTCAGTGCCATGTGGAGGGGACAGTCCCTGAGCTCCTGGGTTCTGCTGGCCAGCCTGGTCCTGGCCAGCTGGAGTGTTCAAG ggCAGAAAGTAATTGTGAAGGAAGCCAGTGGGAAGGTGTTTCTGCAGTGTGAGACAGGCACCCGAGCTGAAGTCGTGTGGTGGAAAGATGGGACTGAGATAGGAAACTTCACACAGCTGGACTTGGGTTCAGCTTTTGATGATCCCAGAGGCATCTACACGTGTAAAGGGGGAAGTGAACAGAAAAGCCCTCCCCTCCAGGTGCACTATCGAA TGTGTCAGAACTGCATCGAAGTGGATGCTCCTACCATCTCTGGGATTGTGGTTGCTGATGTTGTTGCCACCGTCTTCCTGGCAGTTGCTGTGTATTGCATCACTGGCCACGACAAGGGGCGCATGTCAAGAG CTTCTGACAGGCAGAACCTGATTGCCAACGAGCAGCTCTACCAG ccccttggCGAGCGGGACGAGGGGCAGTACAGCCAGCTGGCCCCTGGCAGAGCCCGCAAGTGA
- the LOC127393409 gene encoding myelin protein zero-like protein 2, protein MDGPSWLGAALFLGVQLRALWPVAAMEIHTAKEVYAVNGTNQRLKCTFSSSSPISPDLSVTWNFQPEDLSSHEPVFYYLKEPYELPAGRFKDRVTWDGNIERNDASIIIWNLQPTDNGTFTCQVMNRPDFYGTVGEVRLRVVQKVPFSEIHFLAVAIGSACVLMIIVVTVLVLCRQRRKKAQEKGTEESDTELREKENLQKVEEEEASPLED, encoded by the exons ATGGATGGCCCCAGCTGGCTGGGCGCTGCGCTCTTCCTCGGGGTACAGCTCCGAG CACTGTGGCCAGTAGCAGCCATGGAAATCCACACTGCCAAGGAGGTCTACGCTGTGAACGGCACCAACCAGCGGCTGAAGTGCaccttttccagcagcagccccatcAGCCCAGACCTGTCTGTCACCTGGAACTTTCAGCCTGAGGACCTGAGCTCTCATGAGCCA GTGTTTTATTACCTGAAGGAGCCCTACGAGCTGCCCGCTGGGCGGTTTAAAGACCGAGTCACCTGGGATGGGAATATAGAGAGAAATGATGCTTCCATCATCATCTGGAACTTGCAGCCCACTGACAACGGGACCTTCACCTGCCAGGTGATGAACCGACCAGATTTTTATGGCACAGTGGGTGAAGTGCGGCTCAGAGTTGTGCAGAAAG TGCCCTTCTCAGAAATCCACTTCCTGGCGGTGGCCATTGGGTCTGCTTGTGTCCTGATGATCATCGTGGTGACAGTTCTGGTCCTCTGCCGACAGCGCCGGAAGAAAGCGCAGGAGAAGGGGACGGAGGAGTCAGACACAGAACT aagagaaaaggagaatcTGCAAAAGGTAGAAGAGGAGGAAGCCAGTCCATTAGAAGATTAG
- the LOC127393411 gene encoding T-cell surface glycoprotein CD3 epsilon chain, with protein sequence MRLEWSLPLLGLLLCGVGTSAQQDDIKSTEEFLVEISGTTVTITCPVTEGSIEWVLSGKKTEGNEGKYVLENHDSSPTNVSCSLNQEKYEMYLHARVCANCEELDVLAVAGIITADLLITLGVLILVYYFSKDRKGRASPSAGTRQRGQKTQRPPPVPNPDYEPIRKGQREVYAGLETRGF encoded by the exons ATGAGGCTGGAGTGGTCCTTGCCTCTCCTGGGACTGCTGCTGTGTGGGG ttGGCACCTCAGCTCAGCAGG ATGATATCAAATCAACAGAGG AGTTCCTGGTGGAGATTTCTGGAACCACGGTGACAATCACGTGTCCCGTGACTGAAGGCAGCATCGAGTGGGTTctatcagggaaaaaaacagaaggcaaCGAGGGGAAATATGTCCTGGAGAACCATGACAGCTCTCCCACCAACGTGAGCTGCTCGTTGAATCAAGAGAAGTATGAAATGTACCTGCATGCCAGAG TGTGTGCAAACTGTGAGGAGCTGGATGTCCTGGCAGTGGCAGGGATCATCACTGCAGATCTGCTCATCACCTTGGGAGTGCTGATTCTGGTCTATTACTTCAGCAAAGACAGGAAGGGGAGAGCAAGCCCCAGTGCTGGCACCCGGCAGCGAG GTCAGAAGACACAGCGTCCTCCCCCTGTTCCAAACCCTGACTATGAG CCCATCCGGAAAGGCCAGCGGGAAGTGTATGCAGGGCTGGAAACCAGGGGCTTCTGA